One region of Triticum aestivum cultivar Chinese Spring chromosome 6B, IWGSC CS RefSeq v2.1, whole genome shotgun sequence genomic DNA includes:
- the LOC123135414 gene encoding DNA (cytosine-5)-methyltransferase CMT3 isoform X1 translates to MAPAPAGASPTRKRRSADEPPRVVTERATRGRPPREDGGPELVGDPIPADEARAKFPNRYHHQRRNGEGEEEEVEARCHYRAAKVEGTVYNLGDDAYVVAEEGRPHFIGRITELFEGTDRVKYFNCRWFFRSEDTVISTAELVGDHSHDPKRVFLSDERNDNPLDCIVSKVKVLQVDPKLDLEAKARLAADSDLYYDMSYTVPYSTFENITNDINEMSGISSDADSEADTSVATATLLDLYSGCGGMSTGLCLGAALAGLKLETRWAVDFNSHACKSLKSNHPKTEVRNEKADDFLSLLKEWAVLCDQYVHGNNAEAPPPMDDEEEEGELEKDEYVVQKLTDICYGGIDRKSCIYFKVQWKGYGPEEDTWEPIENLSHCPLKIKEFVQEGHMRKVLPLPGDVDVLCGGPPCQGISGLNRFRNRDDPLNDDKNRQLVTFMNIVSYLRPKFVLMENVVDILQFAEGYLGRYAVSRLVAMNYQSRLGIMLAGCYGLPQFRMRTFLWGALTTMVLPKHPLPTHNVVIRGGAPNAFTQSIVAYDETQNPTLKNALVLEDAISDLPKVGNDQADDVLEYLVKPKTEFQRYIRLSRKEMLDYSFGDKTGPGEGKLMDHCPLKLNKDDYERVKQIPFKKGANFRDLEGVRVGPNNVAEFDPEIPRVYLESGNPLVPEYAIKFRSGKSLRPFGRLWWDETVPTVVTAARPHSQRILHPGQARVLTVRENARLQGFPDYYRLDGPIKERYTQVGNAVAVPVARALGYSLGLAYLRKHDGSDDGPTLVLPANFFSPGQTEAAVAPAEADEVAEE, encoded by the exons atggcgccggcgccggcgggggcCTCGCCCACCCGCAAGCGGAGGTCTGCCGACGAGCCGCCGCGCGTCGTGACCGAGCGCGCGACGAGGGGGCGTCCGCCCAGGGAGGACGGCGGCCCCGAGCTCGTCGGGGACCCCATCCCCGCCGACGAAGCTCGGGCCAAGTTCCCCAACCGCTACCACCACCAGCGCAG GaacggggagggggaggaggaggaggtggaggcgcgctGCCATTACCGGGCAGCCAAGGTGGAAGGAACCGTCTATAACCTCGGCGACGACGCGTATGTGGTG GCTGAGGAAGGAAGGCCTCATTTCATTGGTAGGATCACCGAACTTTTTGAGGGAACAGACCGCGTCAAGTACTTCAACTGCCGCTGGTTCTTCCGATCGGAGGACACGGTGATCTCGACCGCGGAATTGGTTGGTGATCATAGTCATGATCCCAAGCGGGTCTTCCTCTCTGACGAGAGGAACGACAACCCGCTTGACTGTATTGTGTCCAAGGTTAAAGTACTGCAAGTCGATCCCAAG CTTGATCTGGAAGCAAAAGCCCGACTAGCGGCTGACAGCGATCTGTACTATGACATGTCGTACACTGTGCCCTACTCTACCTTTGAAAATATCACAAATG ATATAAATGAAATGTCAGGGATTTCTTCGGATGCTGATTCGGAGGCTGACACCTCTGTGGCAACCGCAACACTACTTGACCTTTATTCTGGTTGCGGTGGCATGTCTACTGGATTGTGCTTGGGCGCTGCACTAGCTGGATTGAAACTTGAGACG AGGTGGGCTGTTGATTTTAACAGCCACGCGTGCAAAAGCTTGAAGTCCAACCATCCCAAGACCGAG GTGCGGAACGAGAAGGCGGATGATTTTCTATCTCTTTTAAAAGAATGGGCAGTTCTATGTGACCAATATGTCCATGGTAATAATGCTGAGGCACCTCCTCCGATggacgatgaggaggaagagggTGAACTCGAAAAGGACGAATATGTCGTACAAAAACTCACTGATATCTGCTATGGTGGCATTGATCGGAAAAGTTGCATTTATTTCAAA GTGCAATGGAAGGGATATGGTCCCGAAGAGGATACCTGGGAGCCCATTGAAAACCTTAG CCATTGCCCTTTAAAAATAAAGGAGTTTGTTCAAGAAGGCCACATGCGAAAAGTATTACCATTGCCT GGTgatgttgatgtcttgtgtgggGGCCCGCCTTGTCAAGGGATAAGCGGGTTAAATCGGTTCAGAAACCGTGACGACCCACTAAATGATGATAAGAATAGGCAGCTGGTCACTTTTATGAACATTGTTTCCTATTTGCGGCCGAAGTTCGTTTTGATGGAAAATGTGGTGGATATACTGCAATTTGCCGAAGGATATCTAGGTAGGTATGCGGTGAGCCGGTTGGTGGCTATGAACTACCAGTCTCGGCTGGGTATTATGTTAGCAGGTTGTTACGGGCTTCCACAGTTCCGCATGCGCACCTTCCTATGGGGTGCCCTCACTACAATG GTGCTACCAAAACATCCTCTCCCCACGCATAATGTTGTTATACGAGGCGGGGCGCCGAATGCATTCACG CAAAGCATTGTGGCATATGACGAAACTCAAAATCCAACCTTGAAGAATGCCTTGGTTCTTGAAGATGCGATCTCAGATTTACCGAAG GTTGGTAACGATCAAGCTGATGACGTACTTGAATACCTTGTGAAACCAAAGACAGAATTTCAGCGCTACATTCGTCTTAGCCGTAAAG AAATGTTGGACTACTCATTCGGTGATAAAACCGGTCCTGGAGAAGGCAAGCTAATGGATCACTGTCCTCTGAAGTTGAATAAAGATGATTATGAGCGCGTTAAGCAAATACCATTTAAGAAG GGAGCCAACTTCCGTGACCTGGAAGGTGTAAGAGTAGGGCCAAACAACGTCGCTGAGTTTGACCCTGAGATTCCACGAGTTTACCTCGAGTCCGGCAATCCATTG GTCCCCGAATATGCAATCAAGTTCAGGAGCGGCAAGTCTCTCAG GCCGTTTGGACGGCTGTGGTGGGATGAGACGGTTCCTACAGTGGTGACCGCTGCAAGGCCACACAGCCAG AGAATATTACACCCGGGCCAGGCCCGGGTTCTGACCGTCCGCGAGAACGCGAGGCTGCAGGGATTCCCGGATTACTACCGCCTGGACGGTCCCATCAAGGAGCG GTACACGCAAGTCGGCAACGCGGTGGCGGTCCCTGTGGCCCGGGCCCTGGGGTACTCGCTGGGCCTGGCGTACCTGCGCAAACACGACGGGAGCGATGACGGCCCGACGCTGGTGTTGCCCGCCAACTTCTTTAGCCCGGGGCAGACCGAGGCCGCCGTCGCGCCGGCAGAGGCAGACGAGGTTGCAGAGGAGTAG
- the LOC123135414 gene encoding DNA (cytosine-5)-methyltransferase CMT3 isoform X2: MVSADAEEGRPHFIGRITELFEGTDRVKYFNCRWFFRSEDTVISTAELVGDHSHDPKRVFLSDERNDNPLDCIVSKVKVLQVDPKLDLEAKARLAADSDLYYDMSYTVPYSTFENITNDINEMSGISSDADSEADTSVATATLLDLYSGCGGMSTGLCLGAALAGLKLETRWAVDFNSHACKSLKSNHPKTEVRNEKADDFLSLLKEWAVLCDQYVHGNNAEAPPPMDDEEEEGELEKDEYVVQKLTDICYGGIDRKSCIYFKVQWKGYGPEEDTWEPIENLSHCPLKIKEFVQEGHMRKVLPLPGDVDVLCGGPPCQGISGLNRFRNRDDPLNDDKNRQLVTFMNIVSYLRPKFVLMENVVDILQFAEGYLGRYAVSRLVAMNYQSRLGIMLAGCYGLPQFRMRTFLWGALTTMVLPKHPLPTHNVVIRGGAPNAFTQSIVAYDETQNPTLKNALVLEDAISDLPKVGNDQADDVLEYLVKPKTEFQRYIRLSRKEMLDYSFGDKTGPGEGKLMDHCPLKLNKDDYERVKQIPFKKGANFRDLEGVRVGPNNVAEFDPEIPRVYLESGNPLVPEYAIKFRSGKSLRPFGRLWWDETVPTVVTAARPHSQRILHPGQARVLTVRENARLQGFPDYYRLDGPIKERYTQVGNAVAVPVARALGYSLGLAYLRKHDGSDDGPTLVLPANFFSPGQTEAAVAPAEADEVAEE, from the exons ATGGTTTCTGCCGAT GCTGAGGAAGGAAGGCCTCATTTCATTGGTAGGATCACCGAACTTTTTGAGGGAACAGACCGCGTCAAGTACTTCAACTGCCGCTGGTTCTTCCGATCGGAGGACACGGTGATCTCGACCGCGGAATTGGTTGGTGATCATAGTCATGATCCCAAGCGGGTCTTCCTCTCTGACGAGAGGAACGACAACCCGCTTGACTGTATTGTGTCCAAGGTTAAAGTACTGCAAGTCGATCCCAAG CTTGATCTGGAAGCAAAAGCCCGACTAGCGGCTGACAGCGATCTGTACTATGACATGTCGTACACTGTGCCCTACTCTACCTTTGAAAATATCACAAATG ATATAAATGAAATGTCAGGGATTTCTTCGGATGCTGATTCGGAGGCTGACACCTCTGTGGCAACCGCAACACTACTTGACCTTTATTCTGGTTGCGGTGGCATGTCTACTGGATTGTGCTTGGGCGCTGCACTAGCTGGATTGAAACTTGAGACG AGGTGGGCTGTTGATTTTAACAGCCACGCGTGCAAAAGCTTGAAGTCCAACCATCCCAAGACCGAG GTGCGGAACGAGAAGGCGGATGATTTTCTATCTCTTTTAAAAGAATGGGCAGTTCTATGTGACCAATATGTCCATGGTAATAATGCTGAGGCACCTCCTCCGATggacgatgaggaggaagagggTGAACTCGAAAAGGACGAATATGTCGTACAAAAACTCACTGATATCTGCTATGGTGGCATTGATCGGAAAAGTTGCATTTATTTCAAA GTGCAATGGAAGGGATATGGTCCCGAAGAGGATACCTGGGAGCCCATTGAAAACCTTAG CCATTGCCCTTTAAAAATAAAGGAGTTTGTTCAAGAAGGCCACATGCGAAAAGTATTACCATTGCCT GGTgatgttgatgtcttgtgtgggGGCCCGCCTTGTCAAGGGATAAGCGGGTTAAATCGGTTCAGAAACCGTGACGACCCACTAAATGATGATAAGAATAGGCAGCTGGTCACTTTTATGAACATTGTTTCCTATTTGCGGCCGAAGTTCGTTTTGATGGAAAATGTGGTGGATATACTGCAATTTGCCGAAGGATATCTAGGTAGGTATGCGGTGAGCCGGTTGGTGGCTATGAACTACCAGTCTCGGCTGGGTATTATGTTAGCAGGTTGTTACGGGCTTCCACAGTTCCGCATGCGCACCTTCCTATGGGGTGCCCTCACTACAATG GTGCTACCAAAACATCCTCTCCCCACGCATAATGTTGTTATACGAGGCGGGGCGCCGAATGCATTCACG CAAAGCATTGTGGCATATGACGAAACTCAAAATCCAACCTTGAAGAATGCCTTGGTTCTTGAAGATGCGATCTCAGATTTACCGAAG GTTGGTAACGATCAAGCTGATGACGTACTTGAATACCTTGTGAAACCAAAGACAGAATTTCAGCGCTACATTCGTCTTAGCCGTAAAG AAATGTTGGACTACTCATTCGGTGATAAAACCGGTCCTGGAGAAGGCAAGCTAATGGATCACTGTCCTCTGAAGTTGAATAAAGATGATTATGAGCGCGTTAAGCAAATACCATTTAAGAAG GGAGCCAACTTCCGTGACCTGGAAGGTGTAAGAGTAGGGCCAAACAACGTCGCTGAGTTTGACCCTGAGATTCCACGAGTTTACCTCGAGTCCGGCAATCCATTG GTCCCCGAATATGCAATCAAGTTCAGGAGCGGCAAGTCTCTCAG GCCGTTTGGACGGCTGTGGTGGGATGAGACGGTTCCTACAGTGGTGACCGCTGCAAGGCCACACAGCCAG AGAATATTACACCCGGGCCAGGCCCGGGTTCTGACCGTCCGCGAGAACGCGAGGCTGCAGGGATTCCCGGATTACTACCGCCTGGACGGTCCCATCAAGGAGCG GTACACGCAAGTCGGCAACGCGGTGGCGGTCCCTGTGGCCCGGGCCCTGGGGTACTCGCTGGGCCTGGCGTACCTGCGCAAACACGACGGGAGCGATGACGGCCCGACGCTGGTGTTGCCCGCCAACTTCTTTAGCCCGGGGCAGACCGAGGCCGCCGTCGCGCCGGCAGAGGCAGACGAGGTTGCAGAGGAGTAG